ACGAAGACGGCGAGAACCGTAACATCTTCAGTCAAGGCTTCACGGGCACGTGCGCGTACGAGTTCAAAGGTGCAGACGAGAGCCTGATGAACGCGTTGACGGCAGTGGCGCTGTTCGGGGAGTACAGTGGCGTGGGGGGTTCAGTTGCACGTGGTTGTGGGAGTGTAGAGGTGACAATTTCAAATGACTGACAAACGATCGCAAGAAGAGATTCTGGAATCGATCCTCGGAAACGTACGCCAAGAATCTGGCGAAGAGACAGGCGGTGATCGATCGGTTGAAGAGATCGTACTGGAGGACTTTCGAACGTCAGTTGATCCACAGATCGTCAACGCCGGCTGGGGATTTGAACCTGCCAAAAGCGTCGAACATGGGAAAACGGACCAATCGCTCCTCAATCACGTTCGGAACGGCGTGTTCGTCCTTGCACAACTGAATGACGCTGTTCGTTCGCTCGACGGATACACGCTGGACGAGGACGATTTGCGTGCCGCCATCGCACTGTTCACGATCCACGATATTCACAAACTCGATCAGGAACGCGACGCAGACCCTCAGTCTCGTTTCGACATACCTACTGAAGAGGTACAACAATATGTCGAGACGTTTGGACTCGATGACGTCGCGCCTGACCTCTCCCCCGAAGATTTCCGCTCGTGTGCGATCGATCATCACGACGACTGGACGGCGAATTACGATCAGACGACGCGTCGGTTCGACGATCTCCGTCCATTCATTCGCGTCGCCGACGGCTTTGCGTCGTGTGACACTCCCGAAGCGGCAACCGACGGGTCCGTCCAGGCGGCAATCGATCGTGCGTATCTTAAGTCGGATTTCGAACTCCGCTATCACGTCCTCGACGACGTAAAAGGAATCCTGACGAATCTTCTCAATAGCGCGATTTCGGAACGTCTCGCTTCGTTCGATTACTATCCACTCACGATCTATCAAGATGGCTGTGTATACCTCGTTCCGGGAGAGGCGGACCGCCCGACGGTAGATCAAGAATTCGTCGGGGATATCGTCGATCAGTTGCAGGTCAATATCCGGAATTCGCACCAGGCGTATGCGGAGTCTAGCGAACTGTCAGGGAATCTGGCAACGCGTTCTCAAGGATTTTATGGGATCAATGACCAGGAATTCTTCTATGCTGGGGCCGAGACAGTCGTCGGCGCAATAGTCCGCAAGGCCGTCGGGGACGCTGATCCCGAGGACGAACCCACCGATAGCATGGCCGTCTCGATGGCGGGTTTGGAACGTCACCTCCCGATAGAGATCGAACGGACGCGCAGGCCCGTCGGCTACGCGAGACTGGCGTACACCATCAAGCGAGCCTTCGTTGATCCGGTCCTCAAGGAAATCGACGACGATCGATCAGGCCTCGAAACCACGTGTGACGTGTTCGACGTCCCGCAGGCGGTCCATGAAGGGCTTCTCTCCGCAAGTGAGGACGACGATCTCTCGCCGACAGCCGGAGGAAAATGGGAGTACTCCTACGGAATCGGACAAGTACTGATCGAAGACGGTGTGATGTCCGTCGAAGCGATCAACGACCGGGTAAC
The Halalkaliarchaeum desulfuricum DNA segment above includes these coding regions:
- the cas10d gene encoding type I-D CRISPR-associated protein Cas10d/Csc3 yields the protein MTDKRSQEEILESILGNVRQESGEETGGDRSVEEIVLEDFRTSVDPQIVNAGWGFEPAKSVEHGKTDQSLLNHVRNGVFVLAQLNDAVRSLDGYTLDEDDLRAAIALFTIHDIHKLDQERDADPQSRFDIPTEEVQQYVETFGLDDVAPDLSPEDFRSCAIDHHDDWTANYDQTTRRFDDLRPFIRVADGFASCDTPEAATDGSVQAAIDRAYLKSDFELRYHVLDDVKGILTNLLNSAISERLASFDYYPLTIYQDGCVYLVPGEADRPTVDQEFVGDIVDQLQVNIRNSHQAYAESSELSGNLATRSQGFYGINDQEFFYAGAETVVGAIVRKAVGDADPEDEPTDSMAVSMAGLERHLPIEIERTRRPVGYARLAYTIKRAFVDPVLKEIDDDRSGLETTCDVFDVPQAVHEGLLSASEDDDLSPTAGGKWEYSYGIGQVLIEDGVMSVEAINDRVTTGLDRLADDWVEIVEEAHAGNLRSELEAYVSDVVSIEGRPMPESDAALSDPFEEYHNTRRGKTCVLCNRGTTSTRKSDLEAPKSLTTLQAGYSNHIPVDAGKPDDLLACLPCQIELSLRETGASRREGGRLFFHLIPDYFYTPLSWRSYDDVLSDFSGESRIELGRLAEAVLWLTGDLEATDVEGFASALFETDSGRQMAETLDQGFDPGSQFGARTLGYYKPEDNETEFQFFGVYVALAVAAYAGLRVYVSESPIPDIRGRDFQTYARIGAGFTQVQDFYGSEISLSDLESRLRAASALIKLGYGAERNDALFAKFLRVTRNQLLPGSRLLKRIAQADDSSDARYLLEEARVLDQETGIDTTTDTSTPTNE